A region of the Candidatus Goldiibacteriota bacterium genome:
CATGCCCGCCGCAGGAACAGGTTCCTGTATATCTTTTCCCGGGGCAAACTTATTTTTATCACATTTAATTAAAAATAAAAGAATTATCAATGCGGCAGTTATTAAAATTAAAGCCATTTTAATTATCCTGTTTTTCATTTACTCACCTTTTCCATTTTTATAACACATACAGAATATCACTTTTTGAAATTTTTAAAAGAGATTTATTGAAGACACTAGGGACGGAGGGACAGATGCACGGAGGCGCCTTTTAAGGCGCGTGTTTTTTTGCAATCAACTACCGCGGGCTAAAGACCCGCGTCTACCAAACCTATCTTTCGCTTCTCCTGTTCTTCGCTTCTGCTTAACTGCATATAGCTTAATTCGATATTTTTACTTCTGTCCCTCCGTGCATCCGACCTTCCGTCCCTCATTTTTTATATTTTTTTCTCTTGACATAAATGCTATAAAATGCTATAACTTGATATATGAAGAATATGATAAAGGAACTTGAACAATACAGGTTAGAAAAGAAAATTTCACAGATGGAACTGGCGGAAAAACTTGAAGTGGCTTTCTGCACTGTTAACCGCTGGTTTAACGGGCGCAACTACCCAAGCAAAATTCAGGAATATCACATAGCTAAAATGCTAAAAAAATTTAAAAGGAGCGTGTAACATGAACAATGACAGGAACAGCTACAGCCCGGGTGTAATCACGATGGAAGAAAGAGAAATTCTTATCAGCAACGACAGCACGGCAAAGAGGATGATGAACAGCATGGAAAAGACTTACGAGGAAGAAGGTAAAATAGTAAGGATAGATTCCGTTTTAAAAAGGCTTTACCTGGCCCTTTAATTTTGATGTTACCCTGCCGGGCGGTAAATACTTCCGCCCGGAGTTTTTTTAATCTTATCTTCTTTCCCTTCTACCCCCGCTATTCCCCGAAGCATTCATTATAGACATCTTATAAGCGCCTAAAATATCATTAATGTGTTTCTCTTTTCCGGCATCAAGCCAAAGCGCTTTACATTCCGTGCACATATCCGCCTGCATCTGACCTAATCTTTTCTCCGCCATTTTCTTGCCGCAGAACGGGCAGATAAGAAACGGCGGTTTTTCCCTTTTTTCAAAAAATGGCGGCCTTCTGTAATCGCGTTCTTCCGCGCTTATGTCAATTATCTTTTTTTCAAGCGCCTGAAGTTTCATTAAGGTGTCCCTTGGATAAGCGCTGCCTTCACATTCCGCGCAGTGCAGCATTTCCCTTCCGGCAATTTTTGCTTTATATATAGGAAGCTTGCACACAGGGCAGTTTACGGGTTTTTCAACAGGGCCCACGCCCTGTACATTTCCCGCTCCAAGTATCATGGGCCTTCCGCACGACGGGCATTTATCCTCGCCGCCTTTTAATTCCATCCCGCACCTTGGGCACTCTTTTCTTGAAGAAGCATTATTCACACACGTCCTCCGTCTGCTTTTAGTTTATAATCAAACCTTTTCCTGAAAGAACACCTTTGACACAGCGGTTCCACGGCGCGCCTTTGGGTAAAACCTTCATAAATACCCTTAGCACGGGGGCTGTCAATTATTTCCTGAAGCGGTGTTTTAATAATATTACCAAGGTTTATTACTCCCTGCGCGTCAAGGCAGCACGGCACTACAGTGCCGTCAACAAGAATAGCTGCCTGATCCCTTAGCCCATAGCAGAAAGCTTCGCCCGACAGTTCTTTGCCGTTAATGTCAGGCCATTCAAATTTCTCCGCCTGTTTTAAAAAAACCTTATCGCCTATCTTTATCCCGTTTACAGGCGTTTCGCCCTGCTGTATTTCGCCGGTGTATCCAAGGCGCTTTTTAAAACTCTCTATTATTGACTGATTCTGTCCGTTCTTTTCATCAGCAATTAAATTCCACAACCTTAAAGATACAGAAATATTTTTTCCCTTAACCGCCCTAATAAAATCAAATATGGTATTTAAATAATTCTCTGTATTGCTTTCATTATTACCCTCAAGGCTGTGCAGCGAGAAACTTACCTGCCTTAACGCTTTTGCATCCGTATATGGAATTAAACGCTCCGCAAGGATTCCGTTTGTGGTCAAATTTACCCTGAACCCTTTTTGCGCGCACATATCCAGAAACAATCCAAGCCGCGGATGCAGCAAGGGCTCGCCCATCACGTGAAAATACAGGTTATCAGAGTGGCCTTTAATACGCTCAAGAATTATGCCAAACATCTCCCCGGACATATATTCAGTTTTTCTGTTTGTACCGGGACAAAAATCACACGATAAATTACACGCGTTAGTTATTTCAATATATGTTTTTTTAATTTTTTTCACAGCCCGGATATCCCTATGCCAAATCCGGTTGTCACAAACCTGTCAATATTGTAAGCGCACATAACTTTCACATCAAGAGGGACAGTAAACAGCGAATACATTTCCAGATGAAGTTCCGCCCCGAATGACGCCCTTGTTTCAGACTGTGAGAACGCCGCATCCGCAAACAGTTCTACCGCCGCGTCTTCAAGGTAAAAATTCGGGTTCCATAACCCTTTTCTGATTTCAAACAGTACGCATGTATATTCAACAGATACTTTTGTCCCTGAATTACCTTTCATATCGGAAGAATACCCTCTTAAATCGGCAAAGGTATCAATTTGATTGTCCGGATCATATGCATAAACAGCCAAAGCGGACAACATACCGCCGAACAGATCCTGTTTTATATTTATTGAAGGGTAAATACCTGTTCTTAACAAAGAATCATATTCATAATCCGGCTCCAGTGCCGCGCTTAAGGTAAAGCCAATGTCCGTATTTGGAAAATTAAACCCCGCAAATATATACGGCCTGAATTCATCTCTGTAAAAATAATCAAACAGCCTGTAAGAAAGTCCCGCGTACAGGGATGTGAACCCCGGAAGCAGGCTTCTGTATAACGGATACCCTATACCCGTGTTAATTTCCGGCCCTTCATAATCGGACAAAGCATAATAAAAATTCATAGGCGCCAGAAATTTTGAACTTACATTAATATTATATCCAAGTTTCTGTTTATGCCAGTCATATACCCCCTCTGCCATATAAGACAGATTGCCCAGCGCGTCTTCGGCAGACAGCAGCAGCCCCGTGCCCGCGTTTCCGGCGCTGTCAAAATATATTAAAGGAACGCGTATTTTGGGTATCAGCAGCGCAAAACTGTCGGCAATACCTCCCTCTTTCACATCTTTAACATTAAGCCCGCTGAAATAGGGCTCTGAATATTTATCCGCGGGCAGGACAAACTTATCAAAAACCGCGGGTTTTCTGTAAATGTCAAAGCCGTATGAATTAAGTGAAGAATAAAAAATATCCCCCGTCTTTTCGCTGTAAGCCGGAGATTCCGCAGTGCCGTTTTTTGTAAGCCGGTAAAACTTTTTATCTTTTAATCCATAACTGTAAGCACAGTGAAATCCGTTATAATTGGCGTCAAAAAACAGTTTATCGCCGTATAGCCGAACATTTCTTTCCTGAAAAGGAGTATCTGTTATTTTTTTGAATTCCCCGGTAACCATATTTATGGCGATTATGTCCGGATTTTCGTTTTCCTTTCCGCCGGAGAAATATATGAAGCCGTCATGCCCGTCCATTGAATGGACATTATAAGCAGTGTCATAAAGCAGCTGCTGCGCTCCGGATGAAAGTACACGCCTTTTTATTCTGCATCCGGGAGTATCGTTATTTTCTTCCGCGTAGACAATACTAAGGTTAGTATTATTATCCGCATAAAAAGCCCTTATATCGCCCCTTAAAATCTCTTCTTCTTTTCCGGTGGCAAGATTCTTTCTGAAAATTACCGTGTCCCCGCCAAAAGTATCCTGTGATATATTCCCAAACCCCGGCGCTATCTGCGCGACGCCGTAATATATATAATCGCCGTTAAAATAAGGGGGCACGTTAAATGACGAAGTGGTTGATATTAACGTCTTGGACGCCCCGTTTTCAATATCAACTTCAACAATTTCATTATATGCTTTAACTTTAAAAGCGCCTTTTTTTTCGCTTACTGATTTTCTGTAATATAGTTTG
Encoded here:
- a CDS encoding SPASM domain-containing protein, translated to MKKIKKTYIEITNACNLSCDFCPGTNRKTEYMSGEMFGIILERIKGHSDNLYFHVMGEPLLHPRLGLFLDMCAQKGFRVNLTTNGILAERLIPYTDAKALRQVSFSLHSLEGNNESNTENYLNTIFDFIRAVKGKNISVSLRLWNLIADEKNGQNQSIIESFKKRLGYTGEIQQGETPVNGIKIGDKVFLKQAEKFEWPDINGKELSGEAFCYGLRDQAAILVDGTVVPCCLDAQGVINLGNIIKTPLQEIIDSPRAKGIYEGFTQRRAVEPLCQRCSFRKRFDYKLKADGGRV
- a CDS encoding helix-turn-helix transcriptional regulator, giving the protein MKNMIKELEQYRLEKKISQMELAEKLEVAFCTVNRWFNGRNYPSKIQEYHIAKMLKKFKRSV
- a CDS encoding zf-TFIIB domain-containing protein — protein: MNNASSRKECPRCGMELKGGEDKCPSCGRPMILGAGNVQGVGPVEKPVNCPVCKLPIYKAKIAGREMLHCAECEGSAYPRDTLMKLQALEKKIIDISAEERDYRRPPFFEKREKPPFLICPFCGKKMAEKRLGQMQADMCTECKALWLDAGKEKHINDILGAYKMSIMNASGNSGGRRERR